The following coding sequences lie in one Streptomyces sp. NBC_00510 genomic window:
- a CDS encoding DUF4232 domain-containing protein — translation MQVSTARRAVPVLALVVAGFAVTACGPDTKDASGAGSSPSSAAAPSGIASPARGNSGDGGSDGEGRDSGAGSPDRSAGQDSVADSGSGREGGAQRCASAQLSVSIGDKDSGAGTTHFQLVFRNTGRTACTLTGFPGVSFHGRDGGQVGTAAERTTGTPVATVTLDPDARAVVDAQAPNGQAGYSDDVCALRSVNYLGVFPPGSKDQINVAWKASQCSGRGAGGLKVGPVRPAR, via the coding sequence ATGCAGGTTTCGACTGCCCGCCGTGCCGTTCCCGTTCTCGCTCTGGTCGTGGCCGGTTTCGCCGTGACGGCGTGCGGACCGGATACGAAGGACGCTTCCGGAGCCGGCTCGTCCCCGTCCTCCGCGGCGGCGCCCTCCGGGATCGCGTCACCGGCCCGCGGGAATTCGGGCGACGGCGGTTCGGACGGGGAGGGCCGGGATTCCGGGGCCGGGTCGCCCGACCGTTCCGCGGGACAGGATTCCGTCGCCGATTCCGGCTCGGGGCGTGAGGGCGGAGCGCAGCGGTGCGCGTCCGCGCAGCTCTCGGTTTCCATCGGGGACAAGGACTCCGGCGCCGGCACGACGCATTTCCAGCTGGTCTTCCGGAACACGGGCAGGACGGCGTGCACGCTCACGGGCTTCCCCGGGGTGTCCTTCCACGGGCGTGACGGCGGGCAGGTGGGAACTGCCGCGGAACGCACCACGGGGACGCCGGTCGCCACGGTGACCCTGGACCCGGACGCCCGCGCCGTCGTCGACGCGCAGGCGCCGAACGGGCAGGCCGGGTACTCCGACGACGTGTGCGCGCTGCGGAGCGTCAACTACCTCGGCGTGTTCCCGCCCGGTTCGAAGGACCAGATCAACGTGGCGTGGAAGGCCTCGCAGTGCAGCGGCCGGGGCGCGGGCGGCCTGAAGGTCGGCCCGGTCCGGCCCGCCCGCTGA